One window from the genome of Mauremys mutica isolate MM-2020 ecotype Southern chromosome 4, ASM2049712v1, whole genome shotgun sequence encodes:
- the BAG5 gene encoding BAG family molecular chaperone regulator 5, which yields MDMGNQHPSIKRLQEIQKEVREIEQQVVVFSGLSTDRDYKKLERTLTKQLFEIDSVDTEGKGDIQQARKRAAQETERLLKELEQNANHPHRLEIEAIYKEAQSLVEREITPFYKGGSCITDEFEEGIQDIVLRLTQVKTGGKISLRKARYHTLTKVCAVQEIIESCIKQQPSLPLSSDAHPSVSKINSVMCDVNKARGTLIAVLMGVNNNETCRHLSCVLTGLIADLDALDVCGHTEIRNYRKEVVEEINKLQQYLDLEEEADSAHAYDLAQNQSILKIEEIRKKMKEVHSLLFRAENASDLYLGCKAELQGLIAHLDEVSPGKNPCIREARRRAVIEVQTLITYIDLKEALEKRQMYGEQTDVEHQSHKAVWSVLGHLSQIQREVLSFDGNRTDKNYMRLEELLTKQLLTLDAVDPQGDERSKVARKQAVKLAQNILYYLDMKTDEWEY from the coding sequence ATGGATATGGGTAACCAACACCCTTCCATCAAAAGGCTGCAAGAAATACAGAAAGAAGTCAGAGAGATTGAACAGCAGGTGGTGGTTTTCAGTGGCCTGTCTACTGACAGGGATTACAAGAAACTGGAGAGGACTCTGACTAAACAGCTTTTTGAAATAGATTCTGTAGATACTGAAGGCAAAGGGGACATTCAGCAGGCGAGAAAACGAGCAGCCCAGGAAACAGAGAGACTACTCAAGGAATTGGAGCAGAATGCGAACCATCCACACAGACTGGAAATAGAGGCCATATATAAAGAAGCTCAATCATTGGTAGAACGTGAGATCACACCTTTTTATAAAGGTGGCAGCTGTATAACTGATGAATTTGAAGAGGGTATTCAGGATATTGTATTGAGACTCACTCAAGTGAAAACTGGAGGAAAAATCTCGTTACGGAAAGCAAGATATCACACTCTGACAAAAGTGTGCGCAGTTCAAGAGATTATAGAAAGCTGTATAAAGCAGCAACCTTCCCTGCCACTCTCCAGTGATGCACATCCTTCAGTCTCAAAAATTAACTCAGTTATGTGTGATGTGAACAAGGCTAGGGGAACTCTTATTGCAGTCTTAATGGGAGTAAATAATAATGAGACATGCAGGCATTTATCCTGTGTGCTTACAGGTCTGATTGCTGATTTGGATGCTTTGGATGTTTGTGGTCACACAGAAATAAGAAATTACAGAAAGGAAGTGGTGGAAGAGATCAATAAATTACAGCAATATCTAGATTTGGAAGAGGAAGCAGACTCTGCTCATGCTTATGACTTGGCACAAAATCAATCCATTCTAAAAATAGAAGAGATCCGCAAAAAAATGAAAGAAGTTCATTCtttacttttcagagcagaaaatGCTTCTGATTTGTACTTGGGATGCAAGGCAGAACTGCAAGGTTTAATTGCCCACTTGGATGAAGTGAGTCCAGGAAAGAACCCGTGTATCAGAGAAGCCAGGAGAAGAGCAGTAATAGAAGTGCAAACTCTTATAACATATATTGATTTAAAGGAAGCACTTGAAAAAAGACAAATGTACGGTGAACAAACTGATGTGGAACACCAGTCTCATAAGGCAGTCTGGAGTGTTCTTGGACACTTGTCTCAGATTCAGAGGGAAGTGCTCTCTTTTGATGGAAACAGAACTGATAAGAACTACATGAGACTAGAAGAGCTCCTCACTAAGCAACTTCTGACACTTGATGCTGTTGATCCACAAGGGGATGAACGATCTAAAGTTGCCAGAAAGCAGGCAGTAAAGCTTGCACAGAATATTCTTTACTATCTAGACATGAAAACAGATGAGTGGGAGTACTAG